AAGAATAATGATATAAAATATTCAGAAGGAACATTAGGATTAAATGTTGGTATTGATGTATATACTGATTATAACAAAAATAATTTAGCTGGATTTTATTTTGGTTATTCAAATTCAACAAAGAAAGTTAGAAATTCAAAATTAGAAAAACAAATTGGAAGAGTAAAAACAGATATGTTTGCATTTGGATTTACTGATACATTTGAAAATGAAAATTTCTATGCAGATACAGTATTACAAGTTGCAGCTTTAAAGAATAGATATGATTTAAATTCAAAAGAAATAGGTAATACAGGTGTTATAGTTACAAGTTCATTAGAAGTAGGAGCTCCAGTATATTTTGATACTAATAAGGAAAAAGGTATGAAATATTTAGTTGAACCACAACTACAATTAATTTATCAATTTGGTAAAAATAGTGATATATTAAGTCAAGGAGTTAAATATGGTTTAGGTCATTCATTAACAGGTAGATTAGGATTAAGAGTTGGATATGCTACAACTAATGTAAATAATAAAAATGGTATGGGATATGCCTTATTTAATCTATGGGAAGAATTTGTAAATACAACAAAAGTATCAAAAGGGAAAAAAGAGTTTAAACCAATAAACTCTAAAGTATGGATAGAAGCAGGATTTGGTGCTAATATTCCTGTAACTAAACGTTTAAGTACATATTTTGAAGCAACTGCGGAAAAATCAATTTATGGTGCAAATAAATATGGTGTAAAAGGAGTTTTAGGATTTAATTACGAAAGATAAAAATAAGGAGAAGAAGTAGAAAAACTGATAGCGGATGCTGTAAAGGCTCA
The sequence above is drawn from the Pseudostreptobacillus hongkongensis genome and encodes:
- a CDS encoding autotransporter outer membrane beta-barrel domain-containing protein, which translates into the protein KNNDIKYSEGTLGLNVGIDVYTDYNKNNLAGFYFGYSNSTKKVRNSKLEKQIGRVKTDMFAFGFTDTFENENFYADTVLQVAALKNRYDLNSKEIGNTGVIVTSSLEVGAPVYFDTNKEKGMKYLVEPQLQLIYQFGKNSDILSQGVKYGLGHSLTGRLGLRVGYATTNVNNKNGMGYALFNLWEEFVNTTKVSKGKKEFKPINSKVWIEAGFGANIPVTKRLSTYFEATAEKSIYGANKYGVKGVLGFNYER